The Leifsonia williamsii genome includes a region encoding these proteins:
- a CDS encoding DUF3072 domain-containing protein, whose amino-acid sequence MSDNSEQIPAGDDVLGARGTDEQNPASKDPSEWVTGDEPMTASQRSYLDTLAREAGEELPADLTKAQASTEIDRLQEKTGRGQS is encoded by the coding sequence ATGAGCGACAACAGCGAGCAGATCCCCGCCGGTGACGACGTGCTGGGTGCGCGCGGAACGGATGAGCAGAATCCCGCCAGCAAGGATCCGTCGGAGTGGGTCACCGGCGACGAGCCGATGACGGCCTCGCAGCGCAGCTACCTCGACACGCTGGCGCGTGAGGCCGGGGAGGAGCTGCCGGCGGACCTGACCAAGGCGCAGGCGTCGACCGAGATCGACCGGCTGCAGGAGAAGACGGGTCGCGGGCAGAGCTGA
- the murQ gene encoding N-acetylmuramic acid 6-phosphate etherase produces MSPVPDTRPRGPRSRDLLRDELATLTTESVDDRGRDLDTLSTARLVERMNDGDRGVPEAVSRALPAIGAAIDAITDRVRRGGRLIYVGAGTAGRLGIVDASECPPTFSVDPGLVVGVIAGGDPAIRTAVENAEDDEQGGADVLSELKLREADTVVGLSASGRTPYVAGALTSARSAGALTVAVACNAESVIGRMADHAIEVVVGPEFIAGSTRLKAGTAQKLVLNMISTITMVRLGKTYGNIMVDLQATKEKLRARAERTVMLVTDCTAEEAAAALSASAGSVKVAVLMLLRGVGAEQAQEALATAPSLRAALDAR; encoded by the coding sequence ATGTCACCCGTGCCTGACACGCGCCCGCGCGGACCCCGCTCGCGCGATCTCCTCCGCGACGAGCTCGCCACCCTGACGACCGAGTCGGTCGACGACCGCGGGCGCGACCTCGACACGCTGAGTACCGCCCGCCTCGTGGAGCGGATGAACGACGGTGACCGCGGCGTCCCCGAGGCCGTCTCACGCGCACTCCCGGCGATCGGCGCGGCCATCGACGCCATCACCGACCGGGTGCGCCGCGGCGGCCGTCTGATCTACGTCGGCGCCGGGACGGCCGGCCGACTCGGCATCGTCGACGCCAGCGAGTGCCCGCCGACCTTCTCCGTCGACCCCGGCCTCGTGGTCGGCGTCATCGCCGGCGGCGACCCGGCGATCCGGACCGCGGTCGAGAACGCCGAGGACGACGAGCAGGGCGGCGCTGACGTACTGTCCGAGCTGAAGCTGCGGGAGGCGGACACGGTCGTCGGCCTCTCCGCCTCCGGCCGCACCCCCTACGTCGCGGGCGCGCTGACGTCCGCGCGTTCGGCGGGCGCCCTCACCGTCGCGGTCGCCTGCAACGCGGAGTCGGTCATCGGACGCATGGCGGACCACGCCATCGAGGTGGTCGTGGGCCCGGAGTTCATCGCCGGCTCGACGCGCCTCAAAGCCGGAACCGCGCAGAAGCTCGTGCTCAACATGATCTCCACGATCACGATGGTGCGGCTGGGCAAGACCTACGGGAACATCATGGTCGACCTCCAGGCCACCAAGGAGAAACTGCGGGCCCGCGCGGAGCGGACCGTGATGCTGGTGACCGACTGCACGGCCGAGGAGGCCGCCGCCGCCCTCTCCGCGTCGGCGGGCTCCGTGAAGGTCGCCGTCCTCATGCTGCTCCGCGGAGTCGGCGCCGAGCAGGCCCAAGAGGCGCTCGCTACGGCCCCCAGCCTCCGTGCCGCGCTCGACGCGCGCTGA
- a CDS encoding N-acetylglucosamine kinase, with translation MSTEAAPQHIAIDLGKTNCRVRVEATATSPARERRGAGFPGLAAEGGVDAALAAIVPLLDDLGPDPLGLDADGLDAAARAASADGANAGAASAPSRAASALAAGAAGADSDRDATRLLAQRLHDRLGLPVAIASDVLTAHLGAFAGAPGTVLIAGTGAVAYRIAPDGTAARADGYGPWLGDEGSGRWIGQSGLQAALRAADGRGPATALVEDARTLADGDLSSLPRRVAGGPDVARSLASFAPAVLRRAAEGDEVARAIVHDAAGHLAATAASVAASGSAVSITGGLADDPALLRTLLDELLRRDLVPHRPVGSPLDGAALLAARRDLPHERYVTRA, from the coding sequence TTGAGTACCGAGGCCGCACCGCAGCACATCGCGATCGACCTCGGCAAGACGAACTGCCGGGTCCGCGTCGAGGCGACGGCCACATCGCCCGCCCGAGAACGGCGCGGCGCCGGCTTCCCCGGCCTCGCCGCAGAGGGTGGAGTGGACGCGGCGCTAGCGGCGATCGTCCCCCTCCTCGACGACCTGGGCCCCGACCCGCTCGGGCTGGACGCCGACGGCCTCGACGCCGCCGCACGCGCGGCGAGCGCGGACGGCGCGAACGCAGGCGCGGCGAGCGCACCCTCACGCGCGGCGAGCGCACTCGCGGCCGGTGCAGCCGGAGCCGACTCCGACCGCGACGCCACCCGCCTCCTGGCGCAACGCCTCCACGACCGGCTCGGCCTCCCCGTCGCCATCGCCTCCGACGTCCTCACCGCCCACCTCGGCGCCTTCGCGGGCGCCCCGGGCACCGTGCTCATCGCCGGAACCGGCGCCGTGGCCTACCGCATCGCCCCCGACGGCACCGCCGCCCGGGCCGACGGCTACGGCCCCTGGCTCGGCGACGAGGGCAGCGGCCGGTGGATCGGGCAGTCCGGACTGCAGGCCGCCCTGCGCGCCGCCGACGGCCGGGGCCCGGCGACGGCCCTCGTGGAGGATGCCCGCACACTCGCCGACGGCGACCTCTCCTCCCTGCCGCGTCGCGTCGCCGGCGGCCCCGATGTCGCTCGGAGCCTCGCCTCCTTCGCTCCCGCCGTGCTCCGCCGGGCCGCCGAAGGCGACGAGGTGGCCCGCGCGATCGTCCACGACGCCGCCGGTCACCTCGCGGCGACGGCAGCCTCCGTGGCGGCGTCGGGATCCGCGGTGAGCATCACGGGCGGGCTGGCCGATGATCCAGCCTTACTGCGGACACTGCTCGACGAACTGCTCCGCCGCGACCTGGTGCCGCACCGCCCCGTCGGGTCGCCCCTCGACGGCGCAGCGCTCCTCGCAGCCCGGCGGGACCTCCCCCACGAAAGGTATGTCACCCGTGCCTGA